One stretch of Anolis carolinensis isolate JA03-04 chromosome 3, rAnoCar3.1.pri, whole genome shotgun sequence DNA includes these proteins:
- the zfand4 gene encoding AN1-type zinc finger protein 4 isoform X3 produces the protein MASKKEPPFFNEDTIGTCHCELAFYDIMEIIIETLTGTCFELRVSPFETVISVKSKIQRLEGIPVSQQHLIWNDEELEDDYGLNDYEISEGCTLKLILAMRGGPINTRRVPVADPIREITEYMDPSQDDLWEKIPSNNHATFLVYREGDQLNFFRIVDRGDGTLTPISESLSAGSVYNLCTENNEDKEPCPSSQQMIENSITMNKMKLLKMKMENINLSKKPNRIFKVNPHPPNAPRSSNGSVTSTHRKSFRTLPHIPSDNLLSSETSQKTLSVLPAAGRRMPSISSNFITENNRMESIPQSQSISNIATPQKVTCVQKEDTTIFTDTVLPILAPLKSTEKNTETGVSTNEKGSFLYPDISNVNLYATEEKVLANTDVLTLLGEPNFTEACSELYGTGKVNTEHRLSEEDVGSSIAEHSNESITKRLTITAADNTILSSHDISCQRNAQRSPLHCTNYSAPIVRYSPQKPQIQSKCLEVGNLKPVASPNILQPLEVQNSVDSSYPRTSRFHCDAQSKHSVSKRPETHSKKKTREITGVPVKASKDPVFSVNNGGFLSSMTQSTNRNGLKNSCGTGRFWTSGTPLTTDLQHFQEERFSLVPSYDDMSGYLLSSGVGLNGNIVNTGKRAIGDPTHFPPVNGSAQSKKKITNHCFFCGKKTGLSTSYECRCGNNFCATHRYAETHTCTYDYKNAGRRYLQETNPVVTAPKLPKI, from the exons ATGGCCAGCAAGAAAGAACCTCCTTTCTTCAATGAAGATACTATTGGAACATGCCATTGTGAACTTGCTTTCTATGACATTATGGAAATTATAATTGAAACTCTCACAGGAACATGCTTTGAACTGCGAGTATCTCCTTTTGAAACAGTTATTTCTGTGAAATCTAAAATTCAGAGACTGGAAG GTATTCCTGTATCCCAGCAACACTTAATATGGAATGATGAAGAGCTGGAAGATGATTATGGTTTGAATGATTATGA aATTTCAGAAGGTTGTACTTTGAAACTGATATTGGCAATGCGAGGTGGACCTATTAATACTAGAAGGG TTCCTGTGGCAGATCCCATTAGGGAAATAACAGAATACATGGATCCCAGCCAAGATGACCTCTGGGAGAAGATCCCATCCAACAATCATGCTACCTTCTTGGTGTATCGGGAAGGAGATCAGCTGAACTTCTTCCGTATTGTAGACAGAGGAGATGGAACTTTAACACCAATTTCTGAATCTTTGAG TGCTGGTTCGGTTTATAATTTGTGTACTGAAAACAACGAAGATAAAGAGCCATGTCCTTCTAGTCAGCAGATGATTGAGAACTCcatcacaatgaataaaatgaagCTGCTCAAGATGAAGATGGAGAACATAAATCTCAGCAAAAAA CCCAATAGAATTTTTAAAGTGAATCCTCATCCTCCAAATGCTCCACGTTCATCTAATGGCTCTGTGACAAGTACGCATCGTAAATCATTCCGAACACTTCCCCACATACCTTCTGATAATTTACTTTCTTCAGAAACATCTCAAAAGACACTTTCAGTTTTGCCGGCTGCTGGTAGGAGAATGCCTTCCATTTCTAGCAACTTTATTACAGAAAACAACAGAATGGAAAGTATTCCACAGTCTCAGTCAATTAGCAACATTGCAACACCACAGAAAGTAACATGTGTACAAAAAGAAGATACAACAATATTTACAGACACAGTTCTTCCAATTCTAGCGCCACTTAAAAGtacagaaaaaaatacagaaactgGTGTATCAACAAATGAGAAAGGTTCTTTTTTATATCCAGATATCTCAAATGTAAACCTATATGCTACAGAAGAAAAGGTTCTAGCAAACACGGATGTTTTAACCTTGCTAGGAGAACCAAACTTTACTGAAGCATGCAGTGAATTGTATGGAACAGGAAAAGTGAATACAGAACACAGATTATCTGAGGAAGATGTAGGCTCTTCCATTGCAGAGCATTCTAACGAGTCCATTACAAAACGTCTAACCATTACAGCAGCAGATAACACTATTCTTAGTTCTCATGACATCAGTTGTCAGAGAAATGCACAACGATCACCTCTTCACTGCACAAATTATTCAGCACCAATTGTACGTTACAGCCCTCAGAAACCTCAAATTCAGTCCAAATGTTTAGAAGTTGGTAACTTGAAGCCTGTTGCCTCTCCAAATATCCTACAGCCATTGGAGGTGCAGAACTCAGTAGATTCCTCTTATCCAAGGACTTCTAGATTTCATTGtgatgcacaatcaaagcactctgttAGCAAAAGACCTGAAACCCATTCtaaaaagaagacaagggaaatCACAGGAGTGCCAGTGAAAGCATCCAAAGATCCTGTTTTTTCTGTAAATAATGGGGGATTTCTTAGTTCGATGACTCAAAGCACAAACAGAAATGGGTTGAAGAATTCCTGTGGTACAGGCAGGTTTTGGACTTCTGGTACTCCATTAACCACAGATCTCCAGCATTTTCAAGAAGAAAGATTTAGCTTGGTCCCTTCCTACGATGACATGTCTGGATACCTTTTG TCATCTGGAGTTGGATTGAATGGAAATATTGTGAATACTGGGAAAAGAGCAA TAGGTGATCCAACTCATTTTCCACCAGTGAATGGTTCAGCTCAGTCTAAAAAGAAGATTACAAATCATTGTttcttttgtggaaagaaaactgGATTGTCTACTAGCTATGAATGTAG
- the zfand4 gene encoding AN1-type zinc finger protein 4 isoform X2, with translation MASKKEPPFFNEDTIGTCHCELAFYDIMEIIIETLTGTCFELRVSPFETVISVKSKIQRLEGIPVSQQHLIWNDEELEDDYGLNDYEISEGCTLKLILAMRGGPINTRRVPVADPIREITEYMDPSQDDLWEKIPSNNHATFLVYREGDQLNFFRIVDRGDGTLTPISESLSAGSVYNLCTENNEDKEPCPSSQQMIENSITMNKMKLLKMKMENINLSKKPNRIFKVNPHPPNAPRSSNGSVTSTHRKSFRTLPHIPSDNLLSSETSQKTLSVLPAAGRRMPSISSNFITENNRMESIPQSQSISNIATPQKVTCVQKEDTTIFTDTVLPILAPLKSTEKNTETGVSTNEKGSFLYPDISNVNLYATEEKVLANTDVLTLLGEPNFTEACSELYGTGKVNTEHRLSEEDVGSSIAEHSNESITKRLTITAADNTILSSHDISCQRNAQRSPLHCTNYSAPIVRYSPQKPQIQSKCLEVGNLKPVASPNILQPLEVQNSVDSSYPRTSRFHCDAQSKHSVSKRPETHSKKKTREITGVPVKASKDPVFSVNNGGFLSSMTQSTNRNGLKNSCGTGRFWTSGTPLTTDLQHFQEERFSLVPSYDDMSGYLLSSGVGLNGNIVNTGKRASDPTHFPPVNGSAQSKKKITNHCFFCGKKTGLSTSYEYVETISVPLTAMQRLTHVPMTTRMQGGGICRRPIPSSQHQSSLKSKPSFVARICFLEELLSY, from the exons ATGGCCAGCAAGAAAGAACCTCCTTTCTTCAATGAAGATACTATTGGAACATGCCATTGTGAACTTGCTTTCTATGACATTATGGAAATTATAATTGAAACTCTCACAGGAACATGCTTTGAACTGCGAGTATCTCCTTTTGAAACAGTTATTTCTGTGAAATCTAAAATTCAGAGACTGGAAG GTATTCCTGTATCCCAGCAACACTTAATATGGAATGATGAAGAGCTGGAAGATGATTATGGTTTGAATGATTATGA aATTTCAGAAGGTTGTACTTTGAAACTGATATTGGCAATGCGAGGTGGACCTATTAATACTAGAAGGG TTCCTGTGGCAGATCCCATTAGGGAAATAACAGAATACATGGATCCCAGCCAAGATGACCTCTGGGAGAAGATCCCATCCAACAATCATGCTACCTTCTTGGTGTATCGGGAAGGAGATCAGCTGAACTTCTTCCGTATTGTAGACAGAGGAGATGGAACTTTAACACCAATTTCTGAATCTTTGAG TGCTGGTTCGGTTTATAATTTGTGTACTGAAAACAACGAAGATAAAGAGCCATGTCCTTCTAGTCAGCAGATGATTGAGAACTCcatcacaatgaataaaatgaagCTGCTCAAGATGAAGATGGAGAACATAAATCTCAGCAAAAAA CCCAATAGAATTTTTAAAGTGAATCCTCATCCTCCAAATGCTCCACGTTCATCTAATGGCTCTGTGACAAGTACGCATCGTAAATCATTCCGAACACTTCCCCACATACCTTCTGATAATTTACTTTCTTCAGAAACATCTCAAAAGACACTTTCAGTTTTGCCGGCTGCTGGTAGGAGAATGCCTTCCATTTCTAGCAACTTTATTACAGAAAACAACAGAATGGAAAGTATTCCACAGTCTCAGTCAATTAGCAACATTGCAACACCACAGAAAGTAACATGTGTACAAAAAGAAGATACAACAATATTTACAGACACAGTTCTTCCAATTCTAGCGCCACTTAAAAGtacagaaaaaaatacagaaactgGTGTATCAACAAATGAGAAAGGTTCTTTTTTATATCCAGATATCTCAAATGTAAACCTATATGCTACAGAAGAAAAGGTTCTAGCAAACACGGATGTTTTAACCTTGCTAGGAGAACCAAACTTTACTGAAGCATGCAGTGAATTGTATGGAACAGGAAAAGTGAATACAGAACACAGATTATCTGAGGAAGATGTAGGCTCTTCCATTGCAGAGCATTCTAACGAGTCCATTACAAAACGTCTAACCATTACAGCAGCAGATAACACTATTCTTAGTTCTCATGACATCAGTTGTCAGAGAAATGCACAACGATCACCTCTTCACTGCACAAATTATTCAGCACCAATTGTACGTTACAGCCCTCAGAAACCTCAAATTCAGTCCAAATGTTTAGAAGTTGGTAACTTGAAGCCTGTTGCCTCTCCAAATATCCTACAGCCATTGGAGGTGCAGAACTCAGTAGATTCCTCTTATCCAAGGACTTCTAGATTTCATTGtgatgcacaatcaaagcactctgttAGCAAAAGACCTGAAACCCATTCtaaaaagaagacaagggaaatCACAGGAGTGCCAGTGAAAGCATCCAAAGATCCTGTTTTTTCTGTAAATAATGGGGGATTTCTTAGTTCGATGACTCAAAGCACAAACAGAAATGGGTTGAAGAATTCCTGTGGTACAGGCAGGTTTTGGACTTCTGGTACTCCATTAACCACAGATCTCCAGCATTTTCAAGAAGAAAGATTTAGCTTGGTCCCTTCCTACGATGACATGTCTGGATACCTTTTG TCATCTGGAGTTGGATTGAATGGAAATATTGTGAATACTGGGAAAAGAGCAA GTGATCCAACTCATTTTCCACCAGTGAATGGTTCAGCTCAGTCTAAAAAGAAGATTACAAATCATTGTttcttttgtggaaagaaaactgGATTGTCTACTAGCTATGAAT
- the zfand4 gene encoding AN1-type zinc finger protein 4 isoform X1 → MASKKEPPFFNEDTIGTCHCELAFYDIMEIIIETLTGTCFELRVSPFETVISVKSKIQRLEGIPVSQQHLIWNDEELEDDYGLNDYEISEGCTLKLILAMRGGPINTRRVPVADPIREITEYMDPSQDDLWEKIPSNNHATFLVYREGDQLNFFRIVDRGDGTLTPISESLSAGSVYNLCTENNEDKEPCPSSQQMIENSITMNKMKLLKMKMENINLSKKPNRIFKVNPHPPNAPRSSNGSVTSTHRKSFRTLPHIPSDNLLSSETSQKTLSVLPAAGRRMPSISSNFITENNRMESIPQSQSISNIATPQKVTCVQKEDTTIFTDTVLPILAPLKSTEKNTETGVSTNEKGSFLYPDISNVNLYATEEKVLANTDVLTLLGEPNFTEACSELYGTGKVNTEHRLSEEDVGSSIAEHSNESITKRLTITAADNTILSSHDISCQRNAQRSPLHCTNYSAPIVRYSPQKPQIQSKCLEVGNLKPVASPNILQPLEVQNSVDSSYPRTSRFHCDAQSKHSVSKRPETHSKKKTREITGVPVKASKDPVFSVNNGGFLSSMTQSTNRNGLKNSCGTGRFWTSGTPLTTDLQHFQEERFSLVPSYDDMSGYLLSSGVGLNGNIVNTGKRAIGDPTHFPPVNGSAQSKKKITNHCFFCGKKTGLSTSYEYVETISVPLTAMQRLTHVPMTTRMQGGGICRRPIPSSQHQSSLKSKPSFVARICFLEELLSY, encoded by the exons ATGGCCAGCAAGAAAGAACCTCCTTTCTTCAATGAAGATACTATTGGAACATGCCATTGTGAACTTGCTTTCTATGACATTATGGAAATTATAATTGAAACTCTCACAGGAACATGCTTTGAACTGCGAGTATCTCCTTTTGAAACAGTTATTTCTGTGAAATCTAAAATTCAGAGACTGGAAG GTATTCCTGTATCCCAGCAACACTTAATATGGAATGATGAAGAGCTGGAAGATGATTATGGTTTGAATGATTATGA aATTTCAGAAGGTTGTACTTTGAAACTGATATTGGCAATGCGAGGTGGACCTATTAATACTAGAAGGG TTCCTGTGGCAGATCCCATTAGGGAAATAACAGAATACATGGATCCCAGCCAAGATGACCTCTGGGAGAAGATCCCATCCAACAATCATGCTACCTTCTTGGTGTATCGGGAAGGAGATCAGCTGAACTTCTTCCGTATTGTAGACAGAGGAGATGGAACTTTAACACCAATTTCTGAATCTTTGAG TGCTGGTTCGGTTTATAATTTGTGTACTGAAAACAACGAAGATAAAGAGCCATGTCCTTCTAGTCAGCAGATGATTGAGAACTCcatcacaatgaataaaatgaagCTGCTCAAGATGAAGATGGAGAACATAAATCTCAGCAAAAAA CCCAATAGAATTTTTAAAGTGAATCCTCATCCTCCAAATGCTCCACGTTCATCTAATGGCTCTGTGACAAGTACGCATCGTAAATCATTCCGAACACTTCCCCACATACCTTCTGATAATTTACTTTCTTCAGAAACATCTCAAAAGACACTTTCAGTTTTGCCGGCTGCTGGTAGGAGAATGCCTTCCATTTCTAGCAACTTTATTACAGAAAACAACAGAATGGAAAGTATTCCACAGTCTCAGTCAATTAGCAACATTGCAACACCACAGAAAGTAACATGTGTACAAAAAGAAGATACAACAATATTTACAGACACAGTTCTTCCAATTCTAGCGCCACTTAAAAGtacagaaaaaaatacagaaactgGTGTATCAACAAATGAGAAAGGTTCTTTTTTATATCCAGATATCTCAAATGTAAACCTATATGCTACAGAAGAAAAGGTTCTAGCAAACACGGATGTTTTAACCTTGCTAGGAGAACCAAACTTTACTGAAGCATGCAGTGAATTGTATGGAACAGGAAAAGTGAATACAGAACACAGATTATCTGAGGAAGATGTAGGCTCTTCCATTGCAGAGCATTCTAACGAGTCCATTACAAAACGTCTAACCATTACAGCAGCAGATAACACTATTCTTAGTTCTCATGACATCAGTTGTCAGAGAAATGCACAACGATCACCTCTTCACTGCACAAATTATTCAGCACCAATTGTACGTTACAGCCCTCAGAAACCTCAAATTCAGTCCAAATGTTTAGAAGTTGGTAACTTGAAGCCTGTTGCCTCTCCAAATATCCTACAGCCATTGGAGGTGCAGAACTCAGTAGATTCCTCTTATCCAAGGACTTCTAGATTTCATTGtgatgcacaatcaaagcactctgttAGCAAAAGACCTGAAACCCATTCtaaaaagaagacaagggaaatCACAGGAGTGCCAGTGAAAGCATCCAAAGATCCTGTTTTTTCTGTAAATAATGGGGGATTTCTTAGTTCGATGACTCAAAGCACAAACAGAAATGGGTTGAAGAATTCCTGTGGTACAGGCAGGTTTTGGACTTCTGGTACTCCATTAACCACAGATCTCCAGCATTTTCAAGAAGAAAGATTTAGCTTGGTCCCTTCCTACGATGACATGTCTGGATACCTTTTG TCATCTGGAGTTGGATTGAATGGAAATATTGTGAATACTGGGAAAAGAGCAA TAGGTGATCCAACTCATTTTCCACCAGTGAATGGTTCAGCTCAGTCTAAAAAGAAGATTACAAATCATTGTttcttttgtggaaagaaaactgGATTGTCTACTAGCTATGAAT
- the zfand4 gene encoding AN1-type zinc finger protein 4 isoform X4: protein MASKKEPPFFNEDTIGTCHCELAFYDIMEIIIETLTGTCFELRVSPFETVISVKSKIQRLEGIPVSQQHLIWNDEELEDDYGLNDYEISEGCTLKLILAMRGGPINTRRVPVADPIREITEYMDPSQDDLWEKIPSNNHATFLVYREGDQLNFFRIVDRGDGTLTPISESLSAGSVYNLCTENNEDKEPCPSSQQMIENSITMNKMKLLKMKMENINLSKKPNRIFKVNPHPPNAPRSSNGSVTSTHRKSFRTLPHIPSDNLLSSETSQKTLSVLPAAGRRMPSISSNFITENNRMESIPQSQSISNIATPQKVTCVQKEDTTIFTDTVLPILAPLKSTEKNTETGVSTNEKGSFLYPDISNVNLYATEEKVLANTDVLTLLGEPNFTEACSELYGTGKVNTEHRLSEEDVGSSIAEHSNESITKRLTITAADNTILSSHDISCQRNAQRSPLHCTNYSAPIVRYSPQKPQIQSKCLEVGNLKPVASPNILQPLEVQNSVDSSYPRTSRFHCDAQSKHSVSKRPETHSKKKTREITGVPVKASKDPVFSVNNGGFLSSMTQSTNRNGLKNSCGTGRFWTSGTPLTTDLQHFQEERFSLVPSYDDMSGYLLSSGVGLNGNIVNTGKRASDPTHFPPVNGSAQSKKKITNHCFFCGKKTGLSTSYECRCGNNFCATHRYAETHTCTYDYKNAGRRYLQETNPVVTAPKLPKI from the exons ATGGCCAGCAAGAAAGAACCTCCTTTCTTCAATGAAGATACTATTGGAACATGCCATTGTGAACTTGCTTTCTATGACATTATGGAAATTATAATTGAAACTCTCACAGGAACATGCTTTGAACTGCGAGTATCTCCTTTTGAAACAGTTATTTCTGTGAAATCTAAAATTCAGAGACTGGAAG GTATTCCTGTATCCCAGCAACACTTAATATGGAATGATGAAGAGCTGGAAGATGATTATGGTTTGAATGATTATGA aATTTCAGAAGGTTGTACTTTGAAACTGATATTGGCAATGCGAGGTGGACCTATTAATACTAGAAGGG TTCCTGTGGCAGATCCCATTAGGGAAATAACAGAATACATGGATCCCAGCCAAGATGACCTCTGGGAGAAGATCCCATCCAACAATCATGCTACCTTCTTGGTGTATCGGGAAGGAGATCAGCTGAACTTCTTCCGTATTGTAGACAGAGGAGATGGAACTTTAACACCAATTTCTGAATCTTTGAG TGCTGGTTCGGTTTATAATTTGTGTACTGAAAACAACGAAGATAAAGAGCCATGTCCTTCTAGTCAGCAGATGATTGAGAACTCcatcacaatgaataaaatgaagCTGCTCAAGATGAAGATGGAGAACATAAATCTCAGCAAAAAA CCCAATAGAATTTTTAAAGTGAATCCTCATCCTCCAAATGCTCCACGTTCATCTAATGGCTCTGTGACAAGTACGCATCGTAAATCATTCCGAACACTTCCCCACATACCTTCTGATAATTTACTTTCTTCAGAAACATCTCAAAAGACACTTTCAGTTTTGCCGGCTGCTGGTAGGAGAATGCCTTCCATTTCTAGCAACTTTATTACAGAAAACAACAGAATGGAAAGTATTCCACAGTCTCAGTCAATTAGCAACATTGCAACACCACAGAAAGTAACATGTGTACAAAAAGAAGATACAACAATATTTACAGACACAGTTCTTCCAATTCTAGCGCCACTTAAAAGtacagaaaaaaatacagaaactgGTGTATCAACAAATGAGAAAGGTTCTTTTTTATATCCAGATATCTCAAATGTAAACCTATATGCTACAGAAGAAAAGGTTCTAGCAAACACGGATGTTTTAACCTTGCTAGGAGAACCAAACTTTACTGAAGCATGCAGTGAATTGTATGGAACAGGAAAAGTGAATACAGAACACAGATTATCTGAGGAAGATGTAGGCTCTTCCATTGCAGAGCATTCTAACGAGTCCATTACAAAACGTCTAACCATTACAGCAGCAGATAACACTATTCTTAGTTCTCATGACATCAGTTGTCAGAGAAATGCACAACGATCACCTCTTCACTGCACAAATTATTCAGCACCAATTGTACGTTACAGCCCTCAGAAACCTCAAATTCAGTCCAAATGTTTAGAAGTTGGTAACTTGAAGCCTGTTGCCTCTCCAAATATCCTACAGCCATTGGAGGTGCAGAACTCAGTAGATTCCTCTTATCCAAGGACTTCTAGATTTCATTGtgatgcacaatcaaagcactctgttAGCAAAAGACCTGAAACCCATTCtaaaaagaagacaagggaaatCACAGGAGTGCCAGTGAAAGCATCCAAAGATCCTGTTTTTTCTGTAAATAATGGGGGATTTCTTAGTTCGATGACTCAAAGCACAAACAGAAATGGGTTGAAGAATTCCTGTGGTACAGGCAGGTTTTGGACTTCTGGTACTCCATTAACCACAGATCTCCAGCATTTTCAAGAAGAAAGATTTAGCTTGGTCCCTTCCTACGATGACATGTCTGGATACCTTTTG TCATCTGGAGTTGGATTGAATGGAAATATTGTGAATACTGGGAAAAGAGCAA GTGATCCAACTCATTTTCCACCAGTGAATGGTTCAGCTCAGTCTAAAAAGAAGATTACAAATCATTGTttcttttgtggaaagaaaactgGATTGTCTACTAGCTATGAATGTAG
- the zfand4 gene encoding AN1-type zinc finger protein 4 isoform X5 has protein sequence MRGGPINTRRVPVADPIREITEYMDPSQDDLWEKIPSNNHATFLVYREGDQLNFFRIVDRGDGTLTPISESLSAGSVYNLCTENNEDKEPCPSSQQMIENSITMNKMKLLKMKMENINLSKKPNRIFKVNPHPPNAPRSSNGSVTSTHRKSFRTLPHIPSDNLLSSETSQKTLSVLPAAGRRMPSISSNFITENNRMESIPQSQSISNIATPQKVTCVQKEDTTIFTDTVLPILAPLKSTEKNTETGVSTNEKGSFLYPDISNVNLYATEEKVLANTDVLTLLGEPNFTEACSELYGTGKVNTEHRLSEEDVGSSIAEHSNESITKRLTITAADNTILSSHDISCQRNAQRSPLHCTNYSAPIVRYSPQKPQIQSKCLEVGNLKPVASPNILQPLEVQNSVDSSYPRTSRFHCDAQSKHSVSKRPETHSKKKTREITGVPVKASKDPVFSVNNGGFLSSMTQSTNRNGLKNSCGTGRFWTSGTPLTTDLQHFQEERFSLVPSYDDMSGYLLSSGVGLNGNIVNTGKRAIGDPTHFPPVNGSAQSKKKITNHCFFCGKKTGLSTSYEYVETISVPLTAMQRLTHVPMTTRMQGGGICRRPIPSSQHQSSLKSKPSFVARICFLEELLSY, from the exons ATGCGAGGTGGACCTATTAATACTAGAAGGG TTCCTGTGGCAGATCCCATTAGGGAAATAACAGAATACATGGATCCCAGCCAAGATGACCTCTGGGAGAAGATCCCATCCAACAATCATGCTACCTTCTTGGTGTATCGGGAAGGAGATCAGCTGAACTTCTTCCGTATTGTAGACAGAGGAGATGGAACTTTAACACCAATTTCTGAATCTTTGAG TGCTGGTTCGGTTTATAATTTGTGTACTGAAAACAACGAAGATAAAGAGCCATGTCCTTCTAGTCAGCAGATGATTGAGAACTCcatcacaatgaataaaatgaagCTGCTCAAGATGAAGATGGAGAACATAAATCTCAGCAAAAAA CCCAATAGAATTTTTAAAGTGAATCCTCATCCTCCAAATGCTCCACGTTCATCTAATGGCTCTGTGACAAGTACGCATCGTAAATCATTCCGAACACTTCCCCACATACCTTCTGATAATTTACTTTCTTCAGAAACATCTCAAAAGACACTTTCAGTTTTGCCGGCTGCTGGTAGGAGAATGCCTTCCATTTCTAGCAACTTTATTACAGAAAACAACAGAATGGAAAGTATTCCACAGTCTCAGTCAATTAGCAACATTGCAACACCACAGAAAGTAACATGTGTACAAAAAGAAGATACAACAATATTTACAGACACAGTTCTTCCAATTCTAGCGCCACTTAAAAGtacagaaaaaaatacagaaactgGTGTATCAACAAATGAGAAAGGTTCTTTTTTATATCCAGATATCTCAAATGTAAACCTATATGCTACAGAAGAAAAGGTTCTAGCAAACACGGATGTTTTAACCTTGCTAGGAGAACCAAACTTTACTGAAGCATGCAGTGAATTGTATGGAACAGGAAAAGTGAATACAGAACACAGATTATCTGAGGAAGATGTAGGCTCTTCCATTGCAGAGCATTCTAACGAGTCCATTACAAAACGTCTAACCATTACAGCAGCAGATAACACTATTCTTAGTTCTCATGACATCAGTTGTCAGAGAAATGCACAACGATCACCTCTTCACTGCACAAATTATTCAGCACCAATTGTACGTTACAGCCCTCAGAAACCTCAAATTCAGTCCAAATGTTTAGAAGTTGGTAACTTGAAGCCTGTTGCCTCTCCAAATATCCTACAGCCATTGGAGGTGCAGAACTCAGTAGATTCCTCTTATCCAAGGACTTCTAGATTTCATTGtgatgcacaatcaaagcactctgttAGCAAAAGACCTGAAACCCATTCtaaaaagaagacaagggaaatCACAGGAGTGCCAGTGAAAGCATCCAAAGATCCTGTTTTTTCTGTAAATAATGGGGGATTTCTTAGTTCGATGACTCAAAGCACAAACAGAAATGGGTTGAAGAATTCCTGTGGTACAGGCAGGTTTTGGACTTCTGGTACTCCATTAACCACAGATCTCCAGCATTTTCAAGAAGAAAGATTTAGCTTGGTCCCTTCCTACGATGACATGTCTGGATACCTTTTG TCATCTGGAGTTGGATTGAATGGAAATATTGTGAATACTGGGAAAAGAGCAA TAGGTGATCCAACTCATTTTCCACCAGTGAATGGTTCAGCTCAGTCTAAAAAGAAGATTACAAATCATTGTttcttttgtggaaagaaaactgGATTGTCTACTAGCTATGAAT